One segment of Methylocella silvestris BL2 DNA contains the following:
- a CDS encoding Crp/Fnr family transcriptional regulator has protein sequence MSAFSDSPNHFLSSLSESDSALFQPHLRPMELPQGAILFSAEQSISRIYFPHGGVVSIVIGLSTGQYIEAGMFGRNSVIGVGALLGEPFAINQAIGQVGGSGLVGETTTLKRLVEQSETLRPLIAKYEQSTVAQIQQVAACNAVHTLEERLSRWLLQVRDLIQSEDLPLTQEFLSQMLAVQRSSVTLVARSLQEVGLITYRRGRIHIVDGDGLSETCCECHGAINAHFHRLIGWKP, from the coding sequence TTGTCAGCATTTTCGGATTCGCCGAATCATTTTCTGTCGTCACTTTCCGAGAGCGACAGCGCGCTTTTTCAGCCGCATTTGCGGCCGATGGAATTGCCGCAAGGCGCCATCCTGTTCAGCGCGGAGCAGTCGATCAGCCGCATCTATTTCCCGCACGGCGGCGTCGTTTCGATCGTCATTGGGCTTAGCACCGGCCAATATATTGAAGCTGGCATGTTCGGCAGAAATAGCGTGATCGGCGTCGGGGCGTTGCTGGGTGAGCCCTTCGCTATTAATCAGGCGATCGGGCAAGTTGGGGGAAGCGGCCTCGTCGGCGAAACAACGACGCTGAAGCGCCTCGTCGAGCAAAGCGAAACGCTACGCCCTTTGATCGCCAAATATGAACAAAGCACGGTGGCGCAAATCCAGCAGGTGGCCGCCTGCAACGCCGTGCATACGTTGGAAGAGCGCCTCAGCCGATGGCTGCTTCAGGTGCGCGATCTGATCCAGAGCGAGGATCTTCCTTTGACGCAGGAATTCCTGTCCCAGATGCTCGCGGTTCAACGCAGCAGCGTCACGCTCGTCGCCCGCTCGCTGCAGGAAGTCGGCTTGATCACCTATCGGCGCGGCCGAATCCATATCGTCGATGGCGACGGCCTGAGCGAGACCTGCTGCGAATGCCACGGCGCGATCAACGCGCATTTCCATCGGCTGATCGGATGGAAGCCCTAA
- a CDS encoding Crp/Fnr family transcriptional regulator → MPFSNSPNHFLASLSSKDGELLRTHLRPMKLPLGVIFYRAEDIIDRVYFPSSGVVSLIVGVSSGQFVEAGMFGRNSVIGASALLDGSVALNQAIGQAEGSGMVGERSALKGLVDRSETLRKLLAAYEQAIFAHVQQVAACNTVHELEARLCRWLLQVRDLIQSDSLPLTQEFLSEMLGVQRSSVTLVARSLQSAGLISYRRGHIQILDLEGLREATCECYNAINSHYQRLTGWTPELNKPPSTRECA, encoded by the coding sequence ATGCCTTTTTCGAACTCGCCCAATCATTTTCTCGCGTCCCTGTCGTCGAAAGACGGCGAATTGCTGCGCACTCATTTGAGGCCGATGAAATTGCCCCTGGGGGTCATATTTTACAGGGCTGAGGACATCATCGATCGCGTCTATTTCCCGTCCAGCGGCGTGGTCTCGCTTATCGTAGGCGTAAGCAGCGGACAATTCGTGGAAGCTGGGATGTTTGGCAGAAACAGCGTGATCGGCGCCAGCGCATTGCTGGATGGTTCAGTTGCGCTCAATCAGGCAATAGGCCAGGCCGAAGGCTCAGGAATGGTCGGCGAGCGGTCGGCTCTCAAAGGCCTGGTGGATCGAAGCGAAACGCTTCGCAAATTGCTTGCGGCCTACGAGCAGGCGATATTCGCGCATGTGCAACAGGTCGCCGCATGTAACACCGTACATGAATTAGAGGCGCGGCTCTGCCGCTGGCTTTTGCAAGTGCGAGACTTGATCCAGAGCGACAGCTTGCCGCTGACGCAGGAGTTTTTGTCCGAGATGCTCGGCGTTCAGCGCAGCAGCGTCACATTGGTGGCCCGCAGCCTTCAGAGCGCGGGCTTGATCAGCTATCGAAGAGGCCACATCCAAATTCTCGACCTGGAAGGGCTCCGTGAGGCCACTTGCGAGTGCTATAACGCGATCAATTCACACTACCAGCGTCTGACGGGCTGGACGCCCGAGTTGAACAAACCCCCTTCGACAAGGGAATGCGCCTGA
- a CDS encoding TetR/AcrR family transcriptional regulator yields the protein MTHSASIDARRTQNGTRDAIIDVALTLFGRVGFQKTTIKDIARQLRMSPANIYRFFGTKAELNDAVGRRLLNEMEASVIAIAKRRASASDRLRACITAIEESNARRFLFDPALHELIEIAFDESWPSAADHVQTIEKTLSGIISQGAHTGEFRVNDSDLAAILVHNACVRFPHPRLIEERRRKTTPTLDQMMDFCLAAITD from the coding sequence ATGACACATTCCGCCTCAATCGACGCTCGCCGCACCCAAAATGGCACTCGAGACGCAATTATCGACGTTGCATTGACATTATTCGGACGGGTTGGATTTCAAAAAACAACCATCAAGGACATCGCCCGCCAGCTTCGTATGTCGCCGGCAAATATCTATCGCTTTTTTGGCACGAAGGCGGAGCTTAACGACGCCGTTGGACGCCGATTGTTGAATGAAATGGAAGCGTCCGTCATCGCCATTGCCAAACGCCGGGCTTCAGCGAGCGATAGATTGCGAGCGTGCATCACCGCCATTGAGGAAAGCAATGCGCGACGCTTCCTTTTCGACCCAGCGTTGCATGAGCTGATCGAAATCGCATTTGACGAAAGCTGGCCGAGCGCCGCCGATCACGTTCAGACAATCGAGAAAACGCTATCCGGGATCATCTCGCAGGGCGCCCACACGGGGGAGTTCCGCGTCAACGATAGCGATTTGGCGGCGATTCTCGTGCACAACGCCTGCGTTCGATTCCCTCATCCTCGCTTAATTGAGGAGCGCCGCAGGAAGACGACGCCAACGCTCGACCAAATGATGGATTTTTGTCTCGCGGCCATCACCGATTAA
- a CDS encoding HupE/UreJ family protein — MKPTLKLALLALALAGLPISADAHVGLGDAHGFMHGFSHPLGGLDHVLAMVAVGMFAAYLGGRALWLTPAAFFLMMGVGGALGLAGVALPFVEIGIAASVIVLGLAVALQWSLPTVAAMALVGFFAIFHGHAHGAEMPADVSGLDYALGFMLATALLHVAGIGIGLGVGRIGAQTSRLAFRASGGLMALAGVGLLTGYL; from the coding sequence ATGAAACCGACTCTTAAATTGGCGCTTCTGGCGCTCGCGCTCGCCGGACTTCCAATCAGCGCGGACGCCCATGTCGGGCTCGGCGACGCCCATGGCTTCATGCATGGGTTCAGCCACCCGCTCGGCGGCCTCGACCACGTCCTTGCGATGGTCGCCGTGGGCATGTTCGCGGCCTATCTCGGCGGACGCGCGCTTTGGCTGACGCCTGCCGCCTTCTTTCTGATGATGGGCGTGGGCGGCGCGCTCGGCCTTGCCGGAGTGGCGTTGCCCTTCGTCGAAATCGGCATCGCCGCCTCCGTCATCGTGCTGGGGCTTGCCGTCGCCCTGCAATGGAGCTTGCCGACCGTCGCCGCGATGGCGCTTGTCGGCTTTTTCGCAATTTTTCACGGCCACGCCCATGGCGCGGAAATGCCCGCTGACGTATCCGGGCTCGACTATGCGCTGGGCTTCATGCTGGCCACGGCGTTGCTTCATGTCGCCGGCATCGGCATCGGGCTCGGCGTCGGCCGGATCGGCGCGCAAACATCCCGCCTCGCCTTTCGGGCCAGCGGCGGCCTGATGGCGCTGGCCGGAGTCGGCCTCCTGACCGGCTATCTCTAA
- the hypB gene encoding hydrogenase nickel incorporation protein HypB — MCGTCGCGAKTQATILNLETGAETTLDGHVRSHTQDDGSARQHEHSRPHAHPHDHGADHVHARHHNHDHMHDHEHLHDHEHGDHDHQHDHRHDHDDGHARSSVIELEAQILAKNDALAAKNRGWFLGREILALNLVSSPGAGKTTLLERTIRDLKDKIPISVIEGDQATSKDGERIRAAGAAAVQINTGAGCHLEADMVEKGLAELKPPFGSMVMIENVGNLVCPALFDLGESAKVVILSVTEGDDKPLKYPHMFKAAEIMIVNKVDLLPHVDFDVGAAIDNAMKVNPAILALRVSARTGEGLDDWYAWLDRRARACRL; from the coding sequence ATGTGCGGAACCTGCGGCTGCGGCGCGAAGACGCAAGCGACGATCCTCAATCTCGAGACCGGGGCGGAAACGACATTGGACGGCCATGTCCGTTCGCACACGCAAGACGATGGCTCAGCGCGCCAGCATGAGCATAGCCGCCCTCATGCGCATCCGCACGACCATGGCGCCGACCATGTTCATGCGCGTCATCACAATCACGATCACATGCACGATCACGAGCACCTGCACGATCATGAGCATGGCGACCACGATCATCAACATGATCACCGTCATGACCATGACGACGGCCATGCCCGCTCTTCGGTGATCGAACTCGAAGCGCAGATCCTCGCCAAGAACGATGCGCTCGCCGCCAAAAATCGGGGCTGGTTTCTGGGCCGCGAAATTCTGGCGCTGAACCTTGTCTCCTCGCCGGGCGCGGGCAAGACGACGCTCTTGGAGCGCACCATCCGCGACCTCAAAGACAAGATTCCGATCTCGGTCATCGAGGGCGATCAGGCGACCTCGAAAGACGGCGAGCGCATTCGCGCGGCGGGCGCCGCCGCCGTTCAGATCAACACCGGCGCCGGCTGCCACCTCGAAGCGGATATGGTTGAAAAGGGTCTCGCCGAATTGAAGCCGCCCTTCGGCTCGATGGTGATGATCGAGAATGTCGGCAATCTTGTCTGCCCGGCGCTGTTCGATCTTGGCGAAAGCGCCAAGGTGGTGATCCTCTCGGTCACCGAAGGCGACGACAAGCCGCTGAAATATCCGCATATGTTCAAAGCTGCCGAGATCATGATCGTCAACAAGGTCGATCTCCTGCCTCATGTCGATTTCGACGTCGGCGCGGCGATCGACAATGCGATGAAGGTCAATCCGGCCATTCTGGCGCTGCGCGTTTCGGCAAGAACCGGCGAAGGGTTGGACGATTGGTACGCGTGGCTCGATCGCCGCGCGCGGGCCTGCCGGCTTTGA
- a CDS encoding hydrogenase maturation nickel metallochaperone HypA — protein sequence MHELGITRNIVSIVEEAAKGRRVTRVTLDVGQLSGVMPEAILFCFDIVAKGTLLDGAKLDINSIAGRGRCRACGRAFETSTLFEPCGCGSRSIERLAGEELKIRNMEIEEAA from the coding sequence ATGCATGAACTCGGCATCACGCGCAACATCGTCTCGATCGTCGAAGAGGCGGCGAAGGGACGCCGCGTTACCCGCGTCACGCTCGATGTCGGCCAGCTCTCCGGCGTCATGCCCGAGGCGATCCTGTTCTGCTTCGACATCGTCGCAAAGGGAACGCTGCTCGACGGCGCAAAACTCGACATCAACAGCATCGCGGGGCGGGGGCGCTGCCGCGCCTGCGGGAGAGCCTTCGAGACAAGCACGCTGTTCGAGCCTTGCGGCTGCGGCTCGCGCTCGATCGAGCGGCTTGCCGGCGAGGAGTTGAAGATAAGAAACATGGAAATCGAGGAGGCGGCCTGA
- the hypE gene encoding hydrogenase expression/formation protein HypE — translation MNMHPISPRRALGRVFVPMVTLAHGGGGKAMKDLIDDVFISAFADATPQVLEDQARFDLAGLAAHGDRLAFTTDSFVVDPLFFPGGDIGKLAVCGTINDLAVGGAKPLYLSCAVVIEEGMQVELLRRIAQSMAHAAREAGVSIVTGDTKVVQRGACDKIFITTTGIGVIAPGVDLGVDRVRPGDGILVNGLLGDHGAAILCARGDLALETAIESDCAALHGLIAALLRAAPGARCIRDATRGGLATVLNEIADASGVSIEIEEALTPLREEVRGFCEILGLDPLYLANEGKIVIAVPRDEIAAALAALGAHPLGAGSALIGYAGCGEPGRVTMQTVFGGRRIVDMLVGEQLPRIC, via the coding sequence ATGAACATGCATCCAATTTCGCCGCGACGCGCGCTGGGGCGCGTTTTCGTGCCGATGGTGACGCTCGCCCATGGCGGCGGCGGCAAGGCGATGAAGGATCTGATCGACGACGTGTTCATCAGCGCCTTCGCCGATGCGACGCCGCAAGTGCTGGAAGATCAGGCGCGGTTCGACCTTGCGGGCCTCGCCGCGCACGGCGACCGGCTGGCTTTCACCACCGACAGTTTTGTCGTCGATCCGCTGTTCTTCCCGGGCGGCGACATCGGCAAGCTCGCGGTCTGCGGCACGATCAACGATCTCGCCGTCGGCGGCGCCAAGCCCCTCTATCTCTCCTGCGCCGTGGTCATCGAGGAAGGGATGCAGGTGGAGCTGCTGCGTCGCATCGCGCAATCCATGGCGCATGCGGCGCGCGAGGCGGGCGTTTCCATCGTCACCGGCGACACCAAGGTGGTGCAGCGCGGCGCCTGCGACAAGATCTTCATCACCACGACGGGCATTGGCGTGATCGCGCCGGGCGTCGACCTTGGCGTCGATCGGGTGAGGCCCGGCGACGGAATATTGGTCAATGGCCTGCTCGGCGACCATGGCGCCGCCATCCTCTGCGCGCGCGGCGACCTCGCGCTGGAGACAGCGATCGAAAGCGACTGCGCCGCGCTGCACGGCTTGATCGCGGCGCTGCTGCGGGCCGCGCCGGGCGCGCGCTGCATCCGCGACGCGACGCGCGGCGGCCTCGCCACGGTGCTCAATGAAATCGCCGACGCCTCCGGCGTCTCGATCGAGATCGAGGAAGCGCTGACGCCGCTGCGCGAGGAGGTGCGTGGTTTCTGCGAAATCCTTGGCCTCGACCCGCTCTATCTCGCCAATGAGGGCAAGATCGTCATCGCCGTGCCGCGAGACGAGATCGCCGCGGCGCTGGCTGCGCTCGGCGCGCATCCGCTCGGCGCGGGCTCCGCGCTGATCGGCTATGCCGGCTGCGGCGAGCCGGGGCGCGTGACCATGCAGACCGTGTTCGGCGGGCGGCGCATCGTCGACATGCTGGTCGGCGAACAGCTGCCGCGAATCTGTTGA
- the hypD gene encoding hydrogenase formation protein HypD → MKYADEFRDREKAAILIREIDKLAATIEIAKTRPINIMEVCGGHTHSIFRYGLEGLLPGAIELVHGPGCPVCVLPMGRVDDCVSIAERPEVIFATFGDAMRVPGSKKSLQQAKAQGADVRMVYSPLDALGLARKNPGREVVFFGLGFETTMPSTALTVLQAEADGVENFSVFCNHITIVPTMKAILDSPELNLDGFLGPGHVSMVIGAAPYQFIADVYKRPMVIAGFEPLDVLQSIWMVLKQIKEGRAEIENQYARVAPAAGNAAALNAVGKVYELREFFEWRGLGSIDHSGVKIRDEYARFDAERKFAIPNVKIADPKSCQCGDVLKGVIKPWQCKVFGAACTPETPLGALMVSSEGACAAYYQYGGVKRHGASEAAPQLATAS, encoded by the coding sequence ATGAAATATGCCGACGAATTCCGCGACCGCGAGAAGGCGGCGATTTTGATCCGGGAGATCGACAAGCTCGCCGCCACGATAGAGATCGCCAAAACCCGGCCAATCAACATCATGGAAGTCTGCGGCGGACATACCCATTCGATCTTCCGCTATGGACTGGAAGGCCTGCTGCCCGGCGCCATCGAACTGGTGCATGGACCGGGCTGCCCCGTCTGCGTTCTACCGATGGGCCGGGTCGACGACTGCGTGTCCATCGCCGAGCGGCCGGAGGTCATCTTCGCCACCTTTGGCGACGCCATGCGCGTGCCCGGATCGAAAAAAAGCTTGCAACAGGCCAAGGCCCAAGGCGCCGACGTCCGCATGGTCTATTCGCCTCTCGACGCGCTCGGCCTGGCCCGCAAAAATCCCGGCCGCGAAGTGGTCTTCTTCGGGCTCGGCTTCGAGACCACCATGCCGTCGACCGCCTTGACGGTGCTGCAGGCCGAGGCTGACGGCGTCGAGAATTTTTCGGTGTTCTGCAACCACATCACCATCGTGCCGACGATGAAGGCGATCCTCGACAGCCCCGAGCTCAACCTCGACGGCTTCCTTGGACCCGGCCATGTCTCGATGGTGATCGGCGCGGCGCCCTATCAATTCATCGCCGATGTCTACAAGCGGCCGATGGTGATCGCCGGCTTTGAGCCGCTCGACGTGCTGCAATCGATCTGGATGGTGCTGAAGCAGATCAAGGAGGGCCGCGCCGAGATTGAGAACCAATATGCGCGCGTCGCCCCCGCGGCGGGCAACGCGGCGGCGCTGAACGCTGTCGGCAAAGTCTATGAGTTGCGCGAATTTTTTGAATGGCGCGGCCTCGGCTCCATCGATCATTCCGGAGTGAAAATCCGCGACGAATATGCGCGTTTCGACGCGGAGCGGAAATTCGCCATTCCCAACGTCAAGATCGCCGATCCGAAATCGTGCCAATGCGGCGATGTGCTGAAGGGCGTCATCAAGCCGTGGCAATGCAAGGTCTTCGGCGCAGCCTGCACGCCGGAGACGCCGCTCGGCGCGCTGATGGTGTCGTCCGAGGGCGCCTGCGCCGCCTATTATCAATATGGCGGCGTCAAGCGCCATGGCGCCAGTGAGGCGGCTCCGCAACTGGCGACAGCATCATGA
- a CDS encoding HypC/HybG/HupF family hydrogenase formation chaperone: MCLGIPGRIVKIDDPVKKLATVDVSGVRRQINIACIVDDNHSVDDCVGDWVLVHVGFAMSRIDQREAAETLKILAELGEAQSEIEAMRLSAAQ, encoded by the coding sequence ATGTGCCTTGGCATTCCCGGACGGATCGTCAAGATCGACGACCCTGTGAAGAAACTGGCGACCGTCGACGTCAGCGGCGTCAGGCGCCAGATCAACATCGCCTGTATCGTCGACGATAACCATTCGGTCGATGACTGTGTCGGCGATTGGGTGCTCGTGCATGTCGGCTTCGCCATGAGCCGCATCGACCAGCGCGAGGCGGCGGAGACGCTGAAGATCCTTGCCGAGCTCGGCGAGGCGCAATCCGAAATCGAGGCCATGCGGCTCTCGGCTGCGCAATAG
- the hypF gene encoding carbamoyltransferase HypF: MNTPLRTPFAEPIQTVEIRVRGRVQGVGFRPAIWRIARKIGLDGETFNDGEGVLIRARGAASQIAALIDDIRAAPPPLAEIASIDTRDYHGDVGSGFVIPESSSGATRTEVSPDAAICEACAAEIFDPFVRRFRYPFTNCTHCGPRLSIVRSVPYDRATTSMAPFPLCEACGGEYRDPADRRFHAEATACHVCGPRAKLIRFDGRAFSFEQHSMLDDVDAALSLIQKGEIVAIKALGGYQLACDATNAEAIATLRERKRRDRKPFALMARDLEVVRRYATVGADEAAALTSREAPIVLLVAGGSERLPDQIAPGLATLGFMLPSTPLHLLLLRRMTRPVVMTSGNLSDEPQVIGDAEAAQKLSAIASYALIHNREIANRIDDSVVRRMGGRLRVLRRARGYAPASIALPQGFEKAPEILAYGGELKSSFCLVKDGRAVLSQHQGDLEDALTYDDYRKNLALYRELFDHRPTALAADLHPDYLSSKLARMAATGDGLPLIEIQHHHAHATACLAENGRPLDAAPVLAIVLDGLGYGADGAIWGGEFLLADYRGFERIGTFKPVAMPGAAQAAREPWRNLYAHLMAEMGWPAFAMNFAELDVFAALSAKPLATVQAMLKSAFNSPQASSCGRLFDAAAASVGLCFDRQAYEGEAAARFEAIVSSKTMAEEGEELAYPLSIPNLKSSGLPYIEPLGMWNALLGDLILKTPAPVIAARFHKGLARAIAAMALKLARRGDAEGRPPRFDTIALSGGCFQNKVLFEKVLGRLQALDFEVLTHSRTPANDGGVALGQAAIAAAHLIDAGADRRKAS; this comes from the coding sequence ATGAACACGCCGCTGCGGACGCCCTTCGCCGAGCCAATTCAGACGGTGGAGATCCGGGTGCGCGGTCGCGTGCAGGGCGTCGGCTTCCGGCCGGCGATCTGGCGCATCGCCCGGAAAATCGGGCTCGACGGCGAAACGTTCAACGACGGCGAAGGCGTGCTGATCCGGGCGCGCGGGGCAGCCTCACAAATTGCCGCGCTGATCGACGACATACGCGCCGCGCCGCCGCCCCTCGCCGAAATCGCCTCCATCGACACGCGCGACTATCATGGCGACGTCGGATCAGGCTTTGTCATCCCGGAAAGCAGCTCGGGCGCCACGCGCACGGAAGTCTCGCCGGACGCCGCGATTTGCGAGGCTTGCGCGGCCGAAATTTTCGATCCTTTCGTCCGCCGTTTCCGCTATCCCTTCACCAATTGCACTCATTGCGGGCCGCGCCTCAGCATCGTCCGCAGCGTTCCCTATGACCGCGCCACGACCTCCATGGCGCCCTTCCCCTTATGCGAGGCCTGCGGCGGCGAATATCGCGATCCCGCCGACCGGCGCTTCCACGCCGAGGCGACCGCCTGCCATGTCTGCGGGCCTCGGGCGAAACTGATCCGCTTCGACGGCCGCGCCTTTTCGTTCGAGCAGCATTCGATGCTCGACGATGTCGATGCGGCGCTGAGCCTCATCCAGAAAGGCGAGATTGTCGCGATCAAGGCGCTTGGCGGCTATCAGCTCGCCTGCGACGCGACCAACGCCGAGGCGATCGCAACGCTGCGCGAACGCAAGCGGCGCGATCGAAAGCCCTTCGCGCTGATGGCGCGCGACCTCGAGGTTGTTCGCCGCTACGCGACGGTCGGCGCTGATGAGGCAGCCGCGCTGACGAGCCGTGAAGCGCCGATCGTGCTGCTCGTCGCAGGCGGAAGCGAAAGACTGCCCGATCAAATCGCGCCGGGTCTTGCCACGCTCGGCTTCATGTTGCCGTCGACGCCGCTGCATCTCCTGTTGCTTCGGCGCATGACGCGGCCGGTGGTCATGACCAGCGGCAATCTCTCCGATGAACCGCAGGTCATAGGAGACGCCGAGGCCGCGCAAAAGCTCTCCGCCATCGCCTCCTACGCGCTGATCCACAACCGCGAGATCGCCAACCGCATCGACGATTCCGTCGTGCGCCGCATGGGCGGCAGGCTGCGCGTGCTGCGCCGCGCCCGCGGCTATGCGCCAGCTTCAATCGCCTTGCCGCAAGGGTTTGAGAAGGCGCCCGAGATTCTCGCCTATGGCGGCGAATTGAAATCAAGCTTCTGCCTTGTCAAGGACGGGCGCGCCGTTCTTTCGCAGCATCAGGGCGATCTCGAAGACGCTTTGACCTATGACGACTACCGCAAAAACCTCGCGCTCTACCGCGAGCTTTTCGACCATCGGCCGACAGCTCTCGCCGCCGATCTGCATCCCGACTATCTCTCGTCCAAACTCGCAAGGATGGCGGCAACAGGCGACGGACTTCCGCTTATCGAGATCCAGCACCATCACGCCCACGCCACCGCCTGCCTGGCGGAGAATGGCCGCCCGCTTGACGCAGCGCCTGTCCTCGCCATCGTGCTCGACGGGCTCGGCTATGGCGCGGACGGCGCCATCTGGGGCGGCGAGTTTTTGCTTGCTGACTACCGCGGCTTCGAACGGATCGGAACCTTCAAGCCGGTCGCCATGCCGGGCGCGGCGCAGGCGGCGCGCGAACCGTGGCGCAATCTCTACGCCCATCTCATGGCCGAGATGGGCTGGCCGGCGTTCGCCATGAATTTTGCCGAGCTCGACGTCTTTGCGGCGCTGTCGGCCAAGCCGCTGGCGACGGTCCAAGCGATGCTGAAATCCGCGTTCAATTCGCCTCAAGCGTCATCTTGCGGGCGTTTGTTCGACGCTGCCGCAGCCAGCGTCGGCCTGTGCTTCGACCGCCAAGCCTATGAGGGCGAGGCGGCGGCGCGCTTCGAGGCTATCGTCTCGTCGAAAACGATGGCTGAGGAAGGCGAAGAACTCGCCTATCCGCTGTCGATCCCCAACCTCAAAAGCTCCGGCCTGCCCTATATCGAGCCGCTTGGCATGTGGAACGCGCTGCTTGGCGATCTGATCTTGAAGACGCCGGCGCCGGTCATCGCAGCCCGCTTCCACAAGGGCCTGGCGCGAGCGATCGCCGCTATGGCGCTAAAGCTCGCCCGCCGCGGCGACGCTGAGGGCCGCCCGCCGCGCTTCGATACGATCGCGCTCTCGGGCGGCTGCTTCCAGAACAAGGTCCTGTTCGAAAAGGTTCTTGGCCGTCTTCAGGCGCTGGATTTCGAAGTTTTGACCCACTCCCGCACACCCGCCAATGACGGCGGGGTCGCGCTCGGCCAGGCGGCGATCGCCGCCGCTCATCTGATCGACGCCGGCGCTGACCGACGGAAAGCGAGCTGA
- a CDS encoding NHL repeat-containing protein, which produces MTRLSLAPAYRRNPPPHMGRPAPMLDPAGARVILGDHVRADGLPVEVAPSPATLFGPRGLCLAPADGPLVVADTGHHRLMIWRNAPHDDNAPADFLIGQPDFFSEGRNARGDVGAATLNMPTGLSTDGETLVLADAWNHRVLIWRALPERSNQPADLVLGQADFCGGLANRGRPDAAADTLNWCYGVTLADGRLFVADTGNRRVLVWNALPERNGQPADLVLGQTNTTTRDDNASGAGAAIGMRWPHSIAAANGRILVTDAGNNRIMVWNAMPNADGAPCSFVLGQKTFETNDRNRASYIPDDRALNMPYGLVVNDNALYCADTANSRLLAYPLGSLAMDAAADGLAAQPGFSDEGDNRWRFAARDSVCWPFALAARGTTLAVADTGNNRVLLWETAP; this is translated from the coding sequence ATGACCCGCCTCTCGCTCGCGCCCGCCTACCGCCGCAACCCGCCGCCCCACATGGGCCGGCCTGCGCCAATGCTCGATCCAGCAGGCGCGCGCGTGATCCTCGGCGACCATGTGCGCGCGGATGGACTGCCGGTCGAGGTCGCCCCCAGTCCGGCCACGCTGTTTGGACCGCGCGGCCTCTGCCTCGCGCCCGCCGACGGACCATTGGTCGTCGCCGATACCGGCCACCACCGATTGATGATCTGGCGAAACGCGCCGCACGACGACAATGCGCCCGCCGATTTTCTTATAGGCCAACCCGATTTCTTCAGTGAGGGACGCAACGCGCGCGGGGACGTGGGCGCAGCGACGCTGAACATGCCGACCGGCCTCTCGACCGACGGCGAGACGCTCGTGCTTGCCGACGCCTGGAACCATCGCGTGCTGATCTGGCGCGCCCTGCCCGAGCGCTCGAACCAACCCGCCGATCTCGTGCTGGGGCAAGCCGACTTTTGTGGCGGCCTCGCCAATCGCGGCCGGCCGGACGCAGCCGCCGACACGCTGAACTGGTGCTATGGCGTCACCTTGGCGGATGGCCGCCTGTTCGTGGCCGACACCGGCAATCGCCGGGTGCTGGTGTGGAACGCCCTGCCGGAACGCAATGGCCAGCCGGCCGATCTTGTGCTCGGTCAGACAAATACGACGACTCGCGACGACAACGCGTCCGGCGCCGGCGCGGCGATTGGCATGCGCTGGCCGCACAGCATCGCGGCGGCGAACGGCCGAATCCTCGTTACGGACGCCGGCAACAACCGCATCATGGTCTGGAATGCGATGCCCAACGCCGACGGCGCGCCATGCAGTTTTGTGCTTGGGCAAAAGACGTTCGAGACAAATGACCGCAACCGCGCCAGCTACATTCCCGATGATCGCGCGCTCAACATGCCCTACGGGCTTGTTGTCAACGATAACGCCCTTTATTGCGCCGACACCGCCAATTCGCGGCTGCTCGCCTATCCGCTCGGCTCCCTAGCGATGGACGCCGCAGCCGACGGACTGGCGGCGCAGCCCGGCTTTTCCGACGAAGGCGACAATCGCTGGCGCTTCGCCGCGCGCGACAGCGTCTGCTGGCCCTTCGCGCTCGCCGCGCGCGGGACCACGCTAGCCGTCGCCGACACTGGCAACAACCGCGTGCTGTTATGGGAGACGGCGCCATGA